The sequence TCTTTCATACTATTGCTTGTGTCTGTTAACGTTACGACCACAGAAATGTTTGTTAaacacaccctggtaatggatGAAATGGGCTCAATGGAATACATAGTCTTTATGTTGCATCTATaatgtagcgacccgcacagacagctgtgtgttatgtgttaggctattagttggttgtgttgtacttaccagtacCCAGTGTTCGCGGGGTCTGACAtaccaatcaacctgctatctgccaatcacgggaatgcctggaatgttctgacgCCGGGcttcctggtggttggcggagtggcgtggaggagggttgagcagggggatggagcattggaagttaagaccaggtttagcctttgttctctctcttatgTCTGGCCTTCACAAGAGAAGGCCACGGTTGTTTTATAGGGTATCCTTCATCTGTTTGGCGTGGGCTAcgtccaaacagtagcctgtgttaagttgggttaataaaccgtcaattcgtaaactcaaccctctgtctggacaattgttcctttatgatctGGTCAATACAATAAGAACACTAAAGCTTCATCAGGGATTTAATGCAATGTCTCAACACTTACATCACAAGAAAGAGGCGAGAGAAAACTTTGTTTTGATGGGTGTTCATTTTTTGGGGaataaatttaaaaaagttaTAATCACTACAGTTTAAATTTTTACAAATTAGACACGTTGAAATGAGAGCAACTTCCTGAAAATGAACACTCAGATTATAGTGATACGGGGGGAGAACCCCCTGTCTACATATTCATCCCTCTCAATATCTACACCACAAGTTCGCCCTTAGTCTAGAGGTGTAACCTAGAGCCTAGCgtgttgattattattattttttaaatcagaggCTATCCTGCTATCGACAGACTTGTTGAATGATGCAACAGTATGTGACAACAACTGTAATTAATGAGGCAGTCTAGACAGCACAGGCGAGTGCAGGAAGGACTAAACAGAGCGAGTAGTTGGTGGTGGCAGCTCTGTTCCACCCCTTTATGTTAATGTATTCATATATGCAAATGATCCCGGTGTGTTTATGCAATTGAGGCGCATATCATTATCTTTATTTTAActcaaaatatttaaaaaataccttATATCATTAGAACATTTATATTTGAGTGCAtgctgtaatgaatttcctcctcctccgaagaggagaggcgaaacggatctgaggaccaatatgcgtcgtggtaagtgtccatggttctttttaatgcgttaaggtacacatgaacaactgactacaaaaaacaagaaatgtgaaaactcaaaccagtcctatctggtgcaaacacagagacaggaacaatcacccacaaacacacagtgaaacccaggctacctaagtatgattctcaatcagagacaactaatgacacctgcctctgattgagaaccatactaggctgaaaacatagaaatacccaaaacctagaacaaacatagactgcccacccaactcacgccctgaccatactaactaaatacaaaacacaggaaataaaggtcagaacgtgacacatgcTAAGAAAAAAAGGGGAATGTGGCAATAAATTGAATTCCTGAATTCCCACCAAAATCCCTGAACTCTGGTCAATATTCCCACCAAAATCCCTGAACTCCGTACCAGTAAGATGTTTTATGTGCTATAATTCAGTCAATATCTGATGGATTTTAAAAATTATAAAATTCAAAAAGTTTGCAGTATCAGGagtccccctttttctccccaattttgtggtatccaattggtagttacagtcttgtcccatcactgtaACTTtcctacggactcgggagaggcgaaggttgggagccatgcgtcctccgaaacaggaacctgccaagccgcactgcttcttgacacactgctcgcttaacccggaatccAGCCACACCAATATTTCTGGGGAAACACCAGTCAGCTTGCAGGTGCTAaacccaccacaaggagtcgctagagcgcaatgggacaaaaaaatcccggccagccaaaccctcccctaaaccggacaacactgggcccaattgtgcactgcctcattggtctcccggtcacggccagctGTGACTCATCATGGGATCGAACCCAGGTTTGTAGTGATCCCTCAAGTCCTGCAatggagtgccttagaccgcttcaCCACTCCAGAGGCCCCTgcaaatggattttatcaaacaattGGTCCCCCCAAAAATGCGTCCCTCCATTGAATTTCAAAATCCTGATGTGGCCCTCGAGCCAAAAGGTTTGCACACCCCTGCTCTATACTCTCTCAAAGACAGGATTTAGATGCAGTTAGACCACTCGTTGAGTAGTGTGTAAAGACAGAATTTAGATGCAGTTAGATCACTTGTTGGGTAGTGTGTAAAGACAGGAtttagatttacatttacatttaagtcatttagcagacgctcttatccagagcgacttacaaattggtgcattcaccttatgacctccagtggaacagtagtgcatctaaatcttttcagggggagggggggtgagagggattactagATGCAGTTAGACCACTCATTGAGTAGTATGTAAAGACAGGATTTAAATGCAGTTAGACCACTCGTTGAGTAGTGTGTAAAGACAGAATTTAGATGCAGTTAGATCACTTGTTGAGTAGTGTGTAAAGGCAGGATTTAGATGCAGTTAGACCACTTGTTGAGTAGTGTGTAAAGAATGACTAGGTGAATGACAGGAGCATGAAATCATGCAATTTGAAAAGGGTGAAAATAACTTTGACTTAGAGTATTCTATTTGAGTTATAGTATTCTATTTTAGTTATTTAAGTATATTGCCTATTTGAATAAGAACTGAAGTCTCAATCGAAATATCTATATAGTTTGCCAGTGACATCTACTGCCTAATTCTGTCACTCTACCTTGCTATTCTATGAATATGTGTTACAATTTACTGCCAGGTGCCATGTCTGTAATGATGTTTAATAGCATGCTGTCATTGACAGTCATACCATTGTGTCGTTGTGTTTTACAATGTGTTGTCATTGACAGTAATTCCATTGTGTAGTTGTGTTTTACAGTGTGCTGAAAGAGAGGCCTGTAGTAGGTAGTTGAGCCGTTTGAAGGCAGATAAGGCCGTGCCAGCAGTTTGTCAGATAGTGTCAGCTCTATAAATATGTGAAGTGTTTTGGAAGTTTCCATGTCAACGCTAACTAACCCTGTTGTTGTCCTGTGCTGCTATAGGTGTGTGGGGgttggggagggtgtgtgtgtgtgtgtgtgtgtttatgggttGCATTGCACATACAGTgtgctccaaaagtattgggacagtgacacatttttctacaaatttgttggatgcatttgttgtttgttttggttgtgtttcagatgattttgtgccaatagaaatgaatggtaaataatgtattgtttcGTTTTGGAGTAAtttccattgtaaataagaatagaatatgtttataaacacagccagctctaggaagagtcttgttggtttaaaacttcttccatttacgaataatggaggccactgtgttattagggatcttcaatactgcagaaatgttttggtacccttccccagatctgtgcctcaacacaatcctaactcggagctctacggacaattccttcgacctcatggcttggtttttgctctaaaaATAAAGAGAGTCGAACACTCTATATAaataaactcccagtaatttatttggtgaaacaggatgtacctgagctcagttttgagtctcatagcaaagggtttgaatactgttttttattttgaatacatttgcaaacatttctaaaaaacagttttcacttgtcattatagggtattatgtgtagattggtgagggaaACAatgcatttaatccattttaaaaaaagggctgtaacgtaaaaatgtgtaaaaagttaaggggtctgaatactttccgaatgcactgtaagtgaatttgtcccaatacttttggtcccctaaaatggggggactggGTACAAAAAgttctgtaatttctaaacggtccACCTGATatagatgaaaataccctcaaattaaagctgagaGTCTGCACTTCAACCTCATAGTattatttcaaatccaaagtgctggagtacagagctaaAACAACCAAGATATATGTCActctcccaatacttttggagctcactgtataatAGCCTACAATCACCTGTCCTATTGTGAATTGCAATAATATCAACACTATTCGTAACAGAGTAGTTTAAAAGACTAGTTGCGTTGAGTTTTGGAGGAAGACATACTTTAAATCACCAAACAATCAACACCCTTCCCACAGAGGAAGATAAAGGATGAAGGCATTTATCATTCACATGACAGGACACAACAGGTAGAAGTCATGAGGAGAGTTTTATTATGTGACTGACAAAAATAGCAAATATTTCACACAACTGGAGAAGAAGTGCTATCTTCTGCACAAAACTCCACCAAAATAACCTGTGTAAAAACGTTTACATTTATGCATTGCATTTGTTACAATATGAAATTAACATTGAATTatgtctttttttttaaatgtattttttataatTTACTGGTATCTAAGGAAGACGCTTTTGGTGCTGTCATTGCTCATTGCTCACTTTTGCAAAGGCACTTATTTCATTGGTTGAGGTGACGTTAGCAACCCCAAAGCGTCCCTCTTTCCCCAGCAACGGCAAACATGGCAAATGAAAAGACAGGAAGTTACCGAACTAAACGGGTTTTCGTCAACAATATTGATACGTATTCATCTAAATGTATCGCAAAGGTAAAGTAGCAACGATATACGTTTTTGTATCAGAGTTTGATGTGGCGAAATATTACATAATGTAGCTGACAATGTTTTTGCGACTGTGTATAGTTTCTGTCAACCTGCATGGTTGGCGGCTCCTTGGAGGAGGCAGATGAAGAAGGTCCCGCTGAGGATGAGACAACACTTCAAGATGGGACTTTTCAAATTGTTGGAACTATCTCAAACAACGAAGGGGAAAAACCCAGTTTTGCATTACAATGTTATGCAGTGAGTATAGCTAATAACCaactataaactgggtggttcaagccctgaatgctgatgtTCTGACAGCAGTGGTATACCACGGGTGACAagtcatttatttttactgctcgtATTACGTTGGTAACCGGTTTACAATAGCAATAATGCACcttaggggtttgtggtatatgaccaatataccacagctaagggctgtatccgcGTTGTGTTGTgcgaacagcccttagccgtggtgtattggccatataccgAACCCCCTCTTGCCTTATTTCTTAAATATACAATATTGATATAACCACACACTTCATCATTCAGAGCTATGCAATTTTCATCTAGGCCTGTCATTGACGTCTGTCCATGTCCATTCCAGTCACAGAAGCGAGATCAGCTGCTGCCAAGCCTATTGGAATGTGATGTGGTGGTTTACAACATCTCAGAACATGCAACAGCAGAGCTGATAGATGAGGCAACTTGGGCAATTTCAGGTAGGCTATGGACCAGTCCATCTGTTGGATGAAACCATCATGATAAATTCACTCTCAGATAGGGTTGTCAGAGTTAATCAGTTTTACTCAAGTTAACTTTTtgtaattaaaaaataaataaattgtgttTTAGTCGCAGTCTGAAAACATTCAAAATACACATCATCTATACAGATAAAAACAACAATGTAATGTCAAAACAAGTTGACATTGAAGTTAAAAGTGACCTTTATCAATTTGCTTGATTTTGCAAACCATTACTTTGGACAAAATCAAGATGTCAATATTCTTGTAATGCTTTTTGTATAAAAATAAACGTTTAATTACAGCTCAATTTGAGCAAATTCTGAATTTGCCATTGTGATTAATCACAGCAATTTCTGCGATGAACTAGATGTGTTCCTTTCTTAATGTCTGTCAGCCCTACACTCAGACTGACAGCCCTACTCTCAGACTGACAGCCCTATTCTCAGACTGTCAGCCCTACTCTCAGACTGACAGCCCTATTCTCAGACTGACAGCCCTATTCTCAGACTGACAGCCCTATTCTCAGACTGACAGCCCTACTCTCAGACTGACAGCCCTACTCTCAGACTGACAGCCCTATTCTCAGACTGACAGCCCTACTCTCAGACTGTCAGCCCTACTCTCAGACTGACAGCCCTACTCTCAGACTGACAGCCCTACTCTCAGACTTGACAGCCCTATTCTCAGACTGACAGCCCTACTCTCAGACTGACAGCCCTACTCTCAGACTGACAGCCCTATTCTCAGACTGACAGCCCTACTCTCAGACTGACAGCCCTATTCTCAGACTGACAGCCCTACTCTCAGACTGTCAGCCCTACTCTCAGACTGTCAGCCCTACTCTCAGACTGACAGCCCTACTCTCAGACTGACAGCCCTACTCTCAGACTGACAGCCCTATTCTCAGACTGACAGCCCTACTCTCAGACTGACAGCCCTACTCTCAGACTGACAGCCCTATTCTCAGACTGTCAGCCCTACTCTCAGACTGACAGCCCTATTCTCAGACTGACAGCCCTATTCTCAGACTGACAGCCCTATTCTCAGACTGACAGCCCTACTCTCAGACTGACAGCCCTACTCTCAGACTGACAGCCCTATTCTCAGACTGACAGCCCTACTCTCAGACTGTCAGCCCTACTCTCAGACTGACAGCCCTACTCTCAGACTGACAGCCCTACTCTCAGACTTGACAGCCCTATTCTCAGACTGACAGCCCTACTCTCAGACTGACAGCCCTACTCTCAGACTGACAGCCCTATTCTCAGACTGACAGCCCTACTCTCAGACTGACAGCCCTATTCTCAGACTGACAGCCCTACTCTCAGACTGTCAGCCCTACTCTCAGACTGTCAGCCCTACTCTCAGACTGACAGCCCTACTCTCAGACTGACAGCCCTACTCTCAGACTGACAGCCCTATTCTCAGACTGACAGCCCTACTCTCAGACTGACAGCCCTACTCTCAGACTGACAGCCCTATTCTCAGACTGACAGCCCTACTCTCAGACTGACAGCCCTATTCTCAGACTGACAGCCCTATTCTCAGACTGACAGCCCTACTCTCAGACTGACAGCCCTATTCTCAGACTGACAGCCCTACTCTCAGACTGACAGCCCTATTCTCAGACTGACAGCCCTACTCTCAGACTGACAGCCCTACTCTCAGACTGACAGTCCTATTCTCAGACTGACAGCCCTATTCTCAGACTGACAGCCCTACTCTCAGACTGACAGCCCTATTCTCAGACTGACAGCCCTACTCTCAGACTGACAGCCCTATTCTCAGACTGACAGCCCTACTCTCAGACTGACAGCCCTACTCTCAGACTGACAGCCCTATTCTCAGACTGACAGCCCTACTCTCAGACTGACAGCCCTACTCTCAGACTGACAGCCCTATTCTCAGACTGACAGCCCTATTCTCAGACTGACAGCCCTACTCTCAGACTGACAGCCCTACTCTCAGACTGACAGCCCTACTCTCAGACTGACAGCCCTATTCTCAGACTGACAGCCCTACTCTCAGACTGACAGCCCTATTCTCAGACTGACAGCCCTACTCTCAGACTGACAGCCCTATTCTCAGACTGACAGCCCTACTCTCAGACTGACAGCCCTATTCTCAGACTGACAGCCCTACTCTCAGACTGACAGCCCTACTCTCAGACTGACAGTCCTATTCTCAGACTGACAGCCCTACTCTCAGACTGACAGCCCTATTCTCAGACTGACAGCCCTACTCTCAGACTGACAGCCCTATTCTCAGACTGACAGCCCTACTCTCAGACTGACAGCCCTACTCTCAGACTGACAGCCCTATTCTCAGACTGACAGCCCTATTCTCAGACTGACAGCCCTACTCTCAGACTGACAGCCCTATTCTCAGACTGACAGCCCTATTCTCAGACTGACAGCCCTACTCTCAGACTGACAGCCCTACTCTCAGACTGACAGCCCTACTCTCAGACTGACAGCCCTATTCTCAGACTGACAGCCCTATTCTCAGACTGACAGCCCTACTCTCAGACTGACAGCCCTATTCTGAGACTGACAGCCCTACTCTCAGACTGACAGCCCTACTCTCAGACTGACAGCCCTATTCTCAGACTGACAGCCCTATTCTCAGACTGACAGCCCTACACTCAGACTGACAGACCTACTCTCAGACTGACAGACCTACTCTCAGACTGACAGCCCTACTCTCAGACTGACAGCCCTACTCTCAAACTGTCATATTATCTCACTGGACCTTTTGAGTTACATTGCAAATACTGCatggcctatagcctactgtacctaCGGTAAGACGCTGTCTCCTCTTCCTTTTATGCTGCAGCTCTTCACTCAGATATTGAGAGTTTTGCATCTCAGAAGATATTCATTTTGATATCATCAGTCATGACCTGGGCAATGAGCAAGCCAGCCGATCCTGTAAGTTTCTATTCAAATCTCGTGTTTCCTAACTACTATATCTATATagtaggataaagtaatccttctcactccccccccccccccccccttaaaagacttagatgcactattgtaaagtggctgttccactggatgtcataaggtgaaagcaccaatttgtaagtcgctctggataagagcgtctgctaaatgacttaaatgtaaatgtaaaatatatgtgTCAATACACTTTTCTGAATATTACTCGTATATTTTCTGTCCTTTAGAACGACCCAGAGATTCCTCTGACAGAGGACGACTACAGGAGGAAAAGACATCATCCTAACTTCAAGGAGCACGCCAATGCAGAGAAAACGGTGCTCAAACTGGGCAAAACCGTAAGTATAATGGGTAGGGTTCGGCAATTGTCAACAAcaatgtcaacaacaacaaaaacaacaagtcTTTTGTTTACCATACAGAAAAAGTCCAAGCTGTCCAGTTATGTTGTGGCGGCAGGTGTTCAGTATGGAATGGGAGAAAACCTCCTCCACTACTTCTTCAAGGTACATCTGAACTATATAACGTGAGACATTATTGTTCTATCAAGACATcgatggatgttctctgtctcactctttccTCTGGCTTGACTCCTCAAGACGTCTTGGCTGGGGGAGTTTGCAAAAGTTCCTGTTTTTGGGCCTGGCACAAATGTTATCCCTACCATTCATGTCAACGACCTTGCAGGGTTTGTATTTTTCAATGAGTCCATTCCATTGTATTGATGTTCAATTATTGCTTATTTAAGGGCATCTGCTAGAGTTTGGATGAAAAAAAAAAGACTAATTTTATGATATTGTCTACTTTGGTCTACAAGGGTAATTCAGAATGTAATCGACCACAAGCCAAAGATACATTATTTCCTCGCTGTGGATGATTCCAATAATACGTTTGAGGATATTGTGAAGGTAAATAGCCAGACAGACATCTTGTTGATCATTTCAAGTTGGTAAAATTGTtgcatttctttcttttttaaataGATTTGTAGATCTACAAAATGGTTGGTGTATTTTTCTGTATCCCCCTGCTAGATAATAAGCTTTGTGCTCGGTCCAGGGAAGATCAAGAAAGTCCCTAAGGAGGAGGCCTACCTCACCAAAGTTCTGACGGTCTGTCTGTTTTCATCCCTCATCTCAGGTTTAGGAAAGCTAATTCAGAAATGTCTGTTGTCAGTTGGAGCATATCttaactagcctggtcccagatctgtttgtgtggtCTTGTTTGACCATGGGAATCttaactagcctggtcccagatctgtttgtgtggtCTTGTTTGACCATGGGAATCttaactagcctggtcccagatctgtttgtgtggtCTTGTTTGACCATGGGAATCttaactagcctggtcccagatctgtttgtgtggtCTTGTTTGACCATGGGAATCttaactagcctggtcccagatctgtttgtgtggtCTTGTTTGACCATGGGAATCttaactagcctggtcccagatctgtttgtgtggtCTTGTTTGACCATGGGAAATTGACAGAACAGCAGTAGATCCGGGTCTGGTCGATGTTGGAGCATCAATTTCACCTTGTTTTCCAGAACGCTGATGTGGATTACCTGAGTGTCAACCTGCGGATAGAGCCAGTCTTTCTGAAGGAAACCTTCAACCTTCACTGGGTGTCGGAGGCTGGCATCATTGATAACATCAACCGGGTGGTGGAGGAATACAAACTGTTGAGATTACTACTGGTGAGGGACCAAACCAACTACTGTATGTTTACCTCTTCTGTTCTTAGCTAGGGACTGAATATATTTTCCCAGCACCAATTTAGAATGTGAACATGTGTATTGTCTCTTATTGGAAGGAAAGCTTCGTTACACAGCAATACATAGAATGAGCACCGTGTTTAGGcttatagatagatatatattatAGATAGTgtcattatattattttatatgaTATTATATACTCATTTTCAAGCCAGAAATTGTTAAAATATGTATCATGCTCTTTGGTTTCCCCATCAGCCCATCAGAATCTGTCTCCTGGGTCCTCCAGCAGTAGGAAAGAGCAGCGTGGCAGAGAAACTGTGTCAACATTACAAACTGCACCACATCAACCTCAAAGAGGTCATTGATGAGAAGATGCAACATCTGGTCAGTAAAAGCAAAGCGATGACACTTGTAAAGCGCTTCATATTTATTCTCTCTTGTAAAATAGGAAATGCGTCCCCTTGTGGTAGATCAAAAGAAATGCACCCCTTGTTATTTTCTGACATTACAGGTCTCTGTACTATACATGTACACTCTACAGTATCAATAGGTGTGTGAACCATTTTGTAAAACAACATCTTACAATATATGAATCCAGGTATTCATTTGAGTTGTCCATTATATGTCAGGAGGAGGCTGTGAATGGCActgagcaggagggagagagtgaggaggcgCTCAGTAACGCTCAGGACCAACTGGACTCTCTGAAGGACAGCATGGAGCAAAATGGAGGTACAATAATATTCCACAACACAGCCATGAGTTGTTCCTGAAAGCATGTTTGTCAATTTAATTTAGACTCCGCCCCTCATCTCTATAAATTGTTTGATTTTATATTATGAAGATGCAGTGGTTTCATGAACGTCATCATAATTCTTGCAGGTCGCCTGAGCGACGGGCTTGTGTACCGTATCATGCGTGATAAGCTGAACTCAACGCCTTGCAGGAACCATGGCTTCGTCCTGGACGGCTTCCCCAAGTCCTACGATCAGGCCAAGGAGATCTTCTATGGTAAACATAAATCAAATGAACGTTATTTACAATTAAAGCGTTGATGATATCGTAAAATACTTTTCAAATAAATGATGGAAAAGATAACCTTGTCATCCTGCTTGTTCTCTTAAACACGGATGTTTTCCAGATGAACTGGATGATCCCAGGTCCAAAATGCCTGCCTTCAACAAGAAGATCATTCCTGGTAAGTGATTGTTAATATAACTGAATTGCACAGTATTGCATGTCTATCACTGATCCCCCCCCCTCGTCTGTCTCTTCTGCAGAGTTCATTTTCTCCCTGGAGGCATCGGATGACTTTTTAAAGGAGCGGGTGCAGAACCTGCCTGAGAGTGTGGCAGAGAAAATGCACTACTCTAAAGACGAGTACCTTACCCGGCTGAAGAAGTTTAGAAAGGCCAACGTGGAAGATGCAACGGTTCTGAACTACTTTGACGAGCTGGAGATTCACCCAGAGCACATTGGCAAGGACGAAATACTGTAGATATTGATTTACCAAAAGAGAATCATGTGATAGATAGAATCATTTTGAAACCCTAATATTCAACTGTAACTATCAGAACCAGTAATTGTAGTAAatagtgatttgatttgaactcaaCACATTGAGAGGAAGTCTGTCAGTCTttcatagtctgtctgtctgtcagaggtgAACAATGCCGTCGATCCTGAATACGGTGCTGTGATGGACAAAATCACCAGGCTGGTGGGGCGTCCCAGGAACTACGGCCCCacccctgaggagagagaggagatggagaggaagtcCGTAGAGGAGACAGCACAGCGCCTGGTACTGGAGACAGCAGAGTGGAATAGGAGGGAGGCTGAGACCGCTGTCAAGATGGCCACACAGCTCGAGGAGTGGGTAAGAGATGGGCTGCATCAGAAGTAGGATACTAGaatgggaatagggtggcatgtCAGGAAACATCTCTCTCACATTACTCATTGAGATTTGATTCCATTTTGGAATCCTTATAAACTCATCTCCACATTGCTTACCCCTATCCAGTCCTCTCAGATCTATAAACTCATCTCCACATTGCTTACCCCTATCCAGTCCTCTCAGATCTATAAACTCATCTCCACATTGCTTACCCCTATCCAGTCCTCTCAGATCTATAAACTCATCTCCACATTGCTTACCCCTATTTAGTCCTCTCAGATCTATAAACTCATCTCCACATTGCTTACCCCTATCCAGTCCTCTCAGATCTATAAACTCATCTCCACATTGCTTACCCCTATCCAGTCCTCTCAGATCTATAAACTCATCTCCACATTGCTTACCCCTATCCAGTCCTCTCAGATCTATAAACTCATCTCCACATTGCTTACCCCTATCCAGTCCTCTCAGATCTATAAACTCATCTCCACATTGCTTACCCCTATCTAGTCCTCTCAGATCTATAAACTCTTAAAATCCCTCTTTGTCT is a genomic window of Oncorhynchus nerka isolate Pitt River linkage group LG24, Oner_Uvic_2.0, whole genome shotgun sequence containing:
- the ak7a gene encoding adenylate kinase 7a; translation: MANEKTGSYRTKRVFVNNIDTYSSKCIAKFLSTCMVGGSLEEADEEGPAEDETTLQDGTFQIVGTISNNEGEKPSFALQCYASQKRDQLLPSLLECDVVVYNISEHATAELIDEATWAISALHSDIESFASQKIFILISSVMTWAMSKPADPNDPEIPLTEDDYRRKRHHPNFKEHANAEKTVLKLGKTKKSKLSSYVVAAGVQYGMGENLLHYFFKTSWLGEFAKVPVFGPGTNVIPTIHVNDLAGVIQNVIDHKPKIHYFLAVDDSNNTFEDIVKIISFVLGPGKIKKVPKEEAYLTKVLTNADVDYLSVNLRIEPVFLKETFNLHWVSEAGIIDNINRVVEEYKLLRLLLPIRICLLGPPAVGKSSVAEKLCQHYKLHHINLKEVIDEKMQHLEEAVNGTEQEGESEEALSNAQDQLDSLKDSMEQNGGRLSDGLVYRIMRDKLNSTPCRNHGFVLDGFPKSYDQAKEIFYDELDDPRSKMPAFNKKIIPEFIFSLEASDDFLKERVQNLPESVAEKMHYSKDEYLTRLKKFRKANVEDATVLNYFDELEIHPEHIEVNNAVDPEYGAVMDKITRLVGRPRNYGPTPEEREEMERKSVEETAQRLVLETAEWNRREAETAVKMATQLEEWNRHVTEVKRQEHELLEARSAPLRNYLMNYVMPSLTEGMMECCKAKPDDPVDFLAEYLLRNNSQD